Proteins encoded by one window of Sphingomonas ginkgonis:
- the acs gene encoding acetate--CoA ligase: protein MSEAVHPVPADFESRIGPAELDALNHRADTDTDGFWLEQARRLDWAKAPTRAGNWSFHEADFGIRWFEDGQLNLSVNCLDRHLAERGDKVALIFEGDEPGHTQRWTYRQLYEETCRFANLYRQKGVKRGDRVMIYMPMIPEAAAAMLACARVGAIHSVVFGGFSPESVAGRIEDCDAKLIVTADEGCRGGKRIPLKANVDKAIALCPRIDAVVVVTRTGGEVAMVEGRDIRWSDVRDTLPTEAEPEVMDAEDPLFILYTSGSTGKPKGVVHTTGGYATWAATTFDWVFGATDRDIFWCTADIGWITGHSYVVYGPLMNGATSVMFDGIPTYPGPDRFWETCDRLGVTIFYTAPTALRSLMREGDAPVTKHRRSSIRLLGTVGEPINPEAWEWYWRVVGDGRVPIVDTWWQTETGGILISPVPGAIDMKPGSATKPLPGIKPLLVDANHQVLEGATSGNLCLSHSWPGQMRTVWGDHERFFQTYFTAYPGLYFTGDGCRRDEDGYYWITGRVDDVINVSGHRIGTAEVESALVAHPLVAEAAVVAIPHDIKGQAIYAYVTLNAGESGSDELRKQLNQEVRQHIGALAAPERIQFAPSLPKTRSGKIMRRILRKVAEGETGGFGDVSTLADPSVVDQLVAGRNS, encoded by the coding sequence ATGAGTGAAGCCGTTCATCCCGTTCCGGCGGACTTCGAGAGCCGCATCGGGCCGGCCGAGCTCGACGCGCTCAACCATCGCGCCGACACCGACACCGACGGCTTCTGGCTGGAGCAGGCCCGGCGGCTGGACTGGGCAAAGGCGCCGACGCGAGCCGGCAACTGGTCCTTCCACGAGGCCGACTTCGGAATTCGCTGGTTCGAAGACGGGCAGCTGAACCTGTCGGTCAACTGCCTTGACCGCCATCTCGCCGAGCGCGGCGACAAGGTCGCGCTGATCTTCGAGGGCGACGAGCCCGGCCATACCCAGCGCTGGACCTATCGCCAGCTCTATGAGGAGACCTGCCGCTTCGCCAACCTCTACCGCCAGAAGGGCGTCAAGCGCGGCGACCGGGTGATGATCTACATGCCGATGATCCCCGAGGCGGCGGCGGCGATGCTCGCCTGCGCGCGGGTCGGCGCGATCCACTCGGTGGTGTTCGGCGGCTTTTCGCCCGAGAGCGTCGCAGGCCGCATCGAGGATTGCGACGCGAAGCTGATCGTCACCGCCGACGAGGGCTGCCGCGGCGGCAAGAGGATCCCGCTCAAGGCCAATGTCGACAAGGCGATCGCGCTCTGCCCCCGGATCGACGCGGTGGTTGTGGTCACCCGCACCGGCGGCGAGGTGGCAATGGTCGAGGGCCGCGACATCCGCTGGTCCGACGTGCGCGACACGCTGCCGACCGAGGCGGAGCCGGAGGTGATGGACGCGGAAGACCCGCTGTTCATCCTCTACACCTCGGGGTCCACCGGAAAGCCGAAAGGCGTCGTCCATACCACTGGTGGCTATGCGACCTGGGCCGCGACGACCTTCGACTGGGTGTTCGGCGCGACCGACCGCGACATCTTCTGGTGCACCGCCGACATCGGCTGGATCACCGGCCACTCCTATGTTGTCTACGGGCCGCTGATGAACGGCGCGACCAGCGTGATGTTCGACGGCATCCCGACCTACCCCGGCCCGGACCGCTTTTGGGAAACCTGCGACCGGCTCGGAGTCACCATCTTCTATACCGCGCCGACCGCGCTCCGCTCGCTGATGCGCGAGGGCGACGCGCCGGTGACGAAGCATCGCCGCTCCTCGATCCGACTACTCGGCACCGTGGGCGAGCCGATCAACCCCGAGGCCTGGGAGTGGTACTGGCGGGTGGTCGGCGATGGCCGGGTGCCGATCGTCGACACCTGGTGGCAGACCGAGACAGGCGGCATCCTCATCTCGCCGGTCCCGGGCGCCATCGACATGAAGCCCGGTTCGGCGACCAAGCCGCTGCCGGGGATCAAGCCGCTGCTGGTCGACGCCAACCATCAGGTGCTCGAGGGCGCGACTTCGGGCAACCTCTGCCTGTCGCACAGCTGGCCGGGGCAGATGCGCACTGTCTGGGGCGACCACGAGCGCTTCTTCCAGACCTATTTCACCGCCTATCCAGGCCTCTACTTCACCGGCGATGGCTGCCGCCGCGACGAGGATGGCTATTACTGGATCACCGGCCGGGTCGACGACGTGATCAACGTGTCCGGTCACCGGATCGGCACCGCCGAGGTGGAGAGTGCATTGGTCGCCCACCCGCTGGTCGCCGAGGCCGCGGTGGTCGCCATCCCGCACGACATCAAGGGTCAGGCGATCTACGCCTATGTCACGCTGAACGCCGGCGAGAGCGGCTCCGACGAGCTGCGCAAGCAGTTGAACCAGGAAGTCCGCCAGCACATCGGCGCGCTTGCCGCGCCCGAGCGGATCCAGTTCGCGCCGTCGCTTCCCAAGACCCGATCGGGCAAGATCATGCGGCGGATCCTTCGCAAGGTGGCGGAAGGGGAAACCGGCGGCTTCGGCGACGTTTCAACTCTGGCCGACCCGTCCGTGGTCGACCAGCTCGTCGCCGGAAGGAACAGTTAG